The following proteins are encoded in a genomic region of Brachypodium distachyon strain Bd21 chromosome 1, Brachypodium_distachyon_v3.0, whole genome shotgun sequence:
- the LOC100824158 gene encoding peroxidase 1 — protein sequence MTRDRSSVVTMLLVPLGIMLALSCSAFAQLETGFYSATCPKVEEIVREETVKIISAAPSLAGPLLRLHFHDCFVRGCDASVLLDSTPGHLAERDAKPNKSLRGFGSVERVKAKLEAACPGVVSCADVLALMAREAVVLAKGPTWTVPLGRRDGVASSAAEASKELPPSFGDVPLLAKIFASKGLGVKDLAVLSGAHTLGTAHCPSYADRLYGRVVDASLDSEYAEKLKSRCKSVNDTATLSEMDPGSYKTFDTSYYRHVAKRRGLFRSDAALLDDDTTKGYVQRVAAAGNFDGTFFRDFGESMVKMGNVGVLTGVQGEIRRKCYVINKTH from the exons ATGACGAGAGATAGGTCTTCTGTAGTCACAATGCTGCTAGTTCCTCTGGGCATCATGCTGGCCCTCTCGTGCTCAGCATTCGCTCAGCTGGAGACTGGGTTTTACAGCGCGACATGCCCCAAAGTGGAGGAGATCGTCCGCGAGGAGACGGTGAAGATCATCTCCGCCGCGCCCAGCCTCGCCGGCCCGCTCCTCAGGCTTCActtccacgactgcttcgtCAGG GGCTGTGACGCCTCCGTCCTCCTGGACTCAACGCCGGGGCACCTGGCAGAGCGGGACGCGAAGCCCAACAAGAGCCTGCGAGGCTTCGGCTCCGTGGAGCGCGTCAAGGCCAAGCTGGAGGCCGCGTGCCCCGGCGTCGTCTCGTGCGCCGACGTCCTGGCGCTCATGGCCCGCGAGGCCGTCGTGCTGGCAAAGGGGCCCACCTGGACGGTCCCGCTGGGGAGGAGAGACGGCGTGGCGTCCAGCGCCGCGGAGGCAAGCAAAGAGCTGCCCCCGTCCTTCGGCGACGTCCCACTCCTCGCCAAGATCTTCGCCTCCAAGGGGCTCGGCGTCAAGGACCTCGCCGTGCTCTCCGGCGCGCACACGCTCGGCACGGCGCACTGCCCGTCCTACGCCGACCGGCTCTACGGCCGCGTCGTCGACGCGTCGCTGGACAGCGAGTACGCCGAGAAGCTCAAGTCCAGGTGCAAGAGCGTCAACGACACGGCCACGCTGTCGGAGATGGATCCCGGCAGCTACAAGACCTTCGACACGAGCTATTACCGCCACGTCGCCAAGCGGAGGGGCCTCTTCCGGTCCGACGCCgcgctcctcgacgacgacacGACAAAGGGTTACGTCCAGcgcgtcgctgccgccggcaaCTTTGATGGCACGTTCTTTAGGGATTTCGGCGAGTCCATGGTCAAGATGGGGAACGTCGGGGTGCTCACCGGGGTTCAGGGAGAGATCAGGAGAAAGTGTTACGTTATCAACAAGACGCACTAG